Proteins from a genomic interval of Neorhodopirellula lusitana:
- a CDS encoding endo-1,4-beta-xylanase, with amino-acid sequence MTKQIVSKLLVVGLFFAIFSNAMVVIADESRLPLGAPAGGERLIFTKSISPENIGSYVAGKLKHSIESSGKVTIEQANLKDVESVAITVFDQPRNTWDASLSAKSDVAIAKGDCVLIGLWVRGESLSKQGEVIEGDGSVVEVVFEKRSSPHTKSVQYLVETTPGNQWKHVWVRCLSKEDYAAGECGVGLQIGYSPQRIEIAGLEVWKYPAGTDLESLPMSPRSYAGRELDAPWRIEADARIEKHRKCDLKLSVVDASGNPLSGQPVSIRQTKHAFRFGTAASVGMIGRTDSDATKYRAVLKELFNVVTIENGLKWEFWDKKTSKEHDQVLSAIDWCNEQDVDVRGHVLVWPAQKNSPKWITSLYNDPVALKQVVNTHIREMGYATRGRVTEWDVLNETFDNREFEEHLGPECFSEFFQVTEGVLPDTDLYYNDYAGLVRAGVNTYHKDHFEMTIQRLIDEGAPIDGIGIQGHFGEILTPPHRIVRELDRWGKFGKKIMITEFDIGVSDQKLMADFTRDFLTSCFSHPDVDGVVTWGFWAGSHWRPDSALYDREWNLTPFGEAWVGLTNQKWKTNLDTTLDDSGSTSHRVFKGDYQITVGDHTWEVEANEDHDVTLTLPMVD; translated from the coding sequence ATGACGAAACAAATCGTATCGAAGTTGCTGGTTGTTGGTCTGTTTTTCGCGATATTTAGCAACGCAATGGTCGTCATCGCTGATGAATCTCGCTTGCCTCTCGGTGCCCCTGCCGGTGGTGAGCGACTGATATTCACGAAGTCGATTTCGCCGGAAAACATCGGTTCGTATGTTGCTGGGAAATTGAAACACAGCATCGAATCGAGCGGAAAAGTCACGATTGAACAAGCAAATTTGAAGGATGTTGAATCAGTTGCGATCACGGTTTTCGACCAACCACGCAACACCTGGGATGCGAGTTTGTCGGCTAAATCCGACGTTGCAATTGCCAAAGGTGATTGCGTTTTGATCGGACTTTGGGTGCGTGGCGAGTCGCTTTCGAAGCAGGGCGAGGTGATTGAAGGTGATGGCAGCGTTGTCGAAGTGGTGTTTGAAAAACGCAGTTCGCCGCATACCAAAAGTGTTCAATATCTGGTCGAAACCACTCCGGGCAACCAGTGGAAACACGTGTGGGTCCGATGTCTTTCGAAAGAGGATTATGCGGCTGGCGAATGTGGTGTTGGGCTGCAAATTGGATACTCACCTCAGCGGATTGAGATTGCTGGGCTGGAGGTTTGGAAGTATCCCGCCGGCACCGATCTGGAGTCCCTGCCGATGTCGCCACGGTCGTACGCCGGCCGCGAACTGGACGCGCCTTGGCGAATCGAAGCCGATGCCCGCATCGAGAAACACCGTAAGTGCGACTTGAAGTTGTCGGTTGTGGATGCGAGCGGGAATCCGCTTTCGGGCCAGCCTGTCTCGATTCGACAAACCAAGCATGCTTTTCGTTTTGGAACTGCCGCAAGTGTTGGCATGATCGGGCGCACGGACAGCGACGCGACTAAGTACCGAGCGGTTCTGAAAGAGCTGTTCAACGTGGTCACCATCGAGAACGGTCTGAAATGGGAGTTTTGGGATAAGAAGACGAGCAAGGAACATGACCAAGTGCTGTCGGCGATTGACTGGTGCAACGAACAGGACGTCGATGTCCGAGGACATGTGCTGGTGTGGCCGGCGCAGAAGAACTCGCCGAAGTGGATTACGTCGCTCTACAACGATCCCGTCGCACTGAAGCAGGTTGTCAACACTCATATTCGCGAAATGGGCTACGCGACTCGCGGACGCGTTACCGAGTGGGATGTATTGAATGAGACCTTCGACAATCGCGAGTTCGAAGAACATCTTGGACCGGAGTGTTTTTCAGAGTTCTTTCAGGTCACCGAGGGAGTCCTTCCCGATACGGATCTTTACTACAACGACTACGCCGGTTTGGTCCGCGCGGGGGTGAACACCTACCACAAAGATCACTTCGAAATGACGATTCAACGGTTAATCGATGAGGGAGCTCCCATCGACGGAATCGGCATTCAGGGACACTTCGGCGAGATCTTAACGCCACCGCATCGAATCGTTCGTGAACTCGATCGATGGGGCAAGTTCGGCAAGAAGATCATGATCACAGAGTTCGACATTGGGGTGTCTGATCAAAAGCTGATGGCCGACTTCACTCGCGATTTCTTGACGTCATGCTTTTCGCATCCGGACGTTGACGGTGTTGTCACATGGGGCTTCTGGGCTGGCTCGCATTGGCGTCCCGATTCCGCGCTGTACGACAGGGAATGGAATCTAACGCCATTCGGAGAAGCCTGGGTCGGGCTCACGAATCAAAAGTGGAAAACCAACCTGGACACCACGTTGGATGATTCGGGTTCGACAAGCCATCGTGTCTTTAAGGGTGATTATCAAATCACCGTTGGGGACCACACATGGGAAGTTGAAGCAAATGAAGACCATGATGTCACACTGACGCTGCCAATGGTCGATTGA